One part of the Caproiciproducens sp. CPB-2 genome encodes these proteins:
- a CDS encoding methyl-accepting chemotaxis protein — protein sequence MGKQTAIHLNTQESQANSIVFLIILISFCISLVIALRISRSIGRPVKKMAEAAQRLAQGDLSVQVSVDSGNEIGQLAASFSETIESIRMYITDISANLAKMAEGDLNIFRSVEYKGDFIALQESIFHIDQSFHHTLSEINQASEQVLSGSNQVSDGAQSMAQGAAEQAEEVERLASSIAAISEQVKSNAEHTANAGQNVSQVRCEIDSSSRHMSEMMEAISQISDSSSQIGKIIRVIDDIAFQTNILALNAAVEAARAGAAGKGFAVVADEVRNLAGKSAQAAKNITSLIEKSVQQIENGTVIANQTAESLFQVVNATNVVFNAVEKISQASGYQSDAVGQIKRGIDNISSVVQTNSATAEESAAASEELSGQARELKKLVDRFRLIEDEPVSADCLKENEDEFQCNQKNSIA from the coding sequence ATGGGGAAGCAGACAGCCATACATCTTAACACTCAAGAAAGCCAAGCTAACAGCATTGTTTTTTTAATAATCCTGATTTCGTTTTGTATCTCTCTGGTCATTGCGCTGCGTATCTCACGCAGTATCGGCAGACCGGTAAAAAAGATGGCCGAAGCCGCGCAGAGATTGGCGCAGGGGGATCTGAGCGTGCAGGTCAGCGTGGATTCCGGAAATGAAATAGGACAGCTTGCTGCTTCCTTTTCTGAAACGATCGAATCCATTCGAATGTATATTACGGACATATCAGCCAACCTTGCGAAAATGGCGGAAGGGGACCTGAACATCTTCCGTTCTGTGGAATATAAAGGGGATTTTATCGCGCTTCAGGAGTCAATTTTTCACATCGACCAGTCTTTTCATCACACGCTGTCCGAAATCAATCAGGCTTCGGAGCAGGTGTTGAGCGGTTCCAACCAGGTTTCCGACGGCGCGCAATCCATGGCGCAGGGAGCCGCCGAACAGGCGGAAGAGGTGGAAAGGCTGGCATCGTCCATCGCGGCAATCTCCGAACAGGTGAAAAGCAATGCCGAACACACCGCCAATGCCGGTCAGAACGTTTCCCAAGTCCGTTGCGAAATTGATTCCAGCAGCCGCCATATGAGCGAAATGATGGAAGCAATCTCGCAGATCAGCGATTCGTCGAGTCAAATCGGAAAAATTATCCGGGTCATTGACGATATTGCTTTCCAAACCAATATTCTTGCATTGAACGCCGCTGTTGAGGCCGCAAGGGCAGGCGCCGCGGGAAAGGGCTTTGCCGTAGTTGCCGACGAGGTGAGAAATCTGGCGGGCAAGAGCGCGCAGGCGGCAAAAAATATTACTTCCCTGATAGAAAAGTCGGTTCAGCAGATTGAAAACGGAACCGTGATTGCGAATCAGACGGCGGAATCGCTGTTTCAGGTGGTCAACGCAACAAATGTTGTTTTTAACGCGGTTGAGAAAATATCGCAGGCATCCGGTTACCAGTCGGATGCGGTCGGTCAGATCAAAAGGGGAATCGACAACATTTCCAGCGTCGTGCAGACGAATTCCGCGACAGCGGAAGAAAGCGCGGCGGCCAGCGAGGAGCTTTCCGGACAGGCAAGGGAGCTTAAAAAGCTTGTGGACCGTTTCCGTTTGATTGAAGACGAACCTGTTTCCGCGGATTGTTTAAAAGAGAATGAAGATGAATTTCAGTGCAATCAAAAAAATAGCATTGCCTGA
- a CDS encoding 5-deoxy-glucuronate isomerase — METSSNIFGYPVFDRTGKKILTQTQGPYADSLMNITVYRVEQGESLTFFSEDEERAILLVEGSVSYLWPNGSVAASRDSFLRDGPYCLHVAKGVKVRITALRQSEVLVQSTGNERDFESKLSTPQNCAEETFGQDQFEGKAQRTVRTFFDYHTAPYSNMVMGEILVPQGGWSSYPPHHHPQPEVYYYRFEKPQGFGACFIGDEVCKIKDGSFCLVPGGLTHPQVNAPGYPIYYVWMIRHFDGDPWTDRIFDPAHTWLLEEP, encoded by the coding sequence ATGGAAACATCTTCTAATATCTTCGGTTATCCGGTGTTTGACCGGACCGGTAAAAAAATTTTGACGCAGACACAGGGGCCCTATGCGGACAGTCTGATGAACATTACGGTTTATCGCGTGGAGCAGGGGGAATCGCTTACCTTTTTCTCTGAAGACGAGGAAAGGGCGATATTGCTGGTCGAGGGAAGCGTATCCTATCTCTGGCCGAACGGCAGTGTCGCGGCATCCCGGGACAGCTTCCTGCGGGACGGGCCGTATTGCCTGCATGTTGCCAAAGGCGTGAAAGTAAGAATCACCGCGCTCCGCCAGAGCGAAGTCCTTGTGCAAAGCACCGGGAACGAAAGGGACTTTGAAAGCAAGCTTTCTACACCGCAGAACTGTGCCGAGGAAACCTTTGGACAGGACCAGTTTGAAGGAAAAGCGCAGCGGACGGTCCGCACTTTTTTCGATTATCACACAGCGCCCTATTCCAATATGGTCATGGGCGAAATTCTTGTGCCGCAAGGGGGCTGGTCCAGTTATCCCCCGCACCATCATCCCCAGCCGGAGGTATACTACTACCGCTTTGAAAAGCCGCAGGGCTTCGGCGCCTGCTTTATCGGCGACGAGGTTTGCAAAATCAAGGACGGCAGCTTCTGCCTCGTTCCCGGAGGGCTGACCCATCCTCAAGTGAACGCGCCCGGCTATCCCATATATTATGTATGGATGATCCGCCATTTTGACGGCGACCCATGGACGGACCGCATCTTTGATCCGGCGCACACATGGCTGTTGGAAGAACCGTAA
- a CDS encoding sugar phosphate isomerase/epimerase family protein codes for MKIAFDVDVLAKQMSISDMVHQVADWGYKYIEQSPHPRINPFYKHPLFSRECEAEYRKALRETGVEISSFICVYRWSGPTEEQRRMAVDNWKKIVEIAVNMGVQVINTELSGDPNQPELCNGMWFRSMDELLPLFEKENIRVEIQSHPYDFCELNDETCDMVKSYHSDNLKYVYSSPHGFFYDKGKGDVRHMLEYAGDDLSHVLFADTMNQTIDCRYILNPPGVNATIHQHIGLGEGEVDFAGIFETLRKMDFAHKTFRVGGESIACVSLFGYPEKMAKQAPETRERIEKELLGR; via the coding sequence ATGAAGATTGCATTTGATGTCGATGTATTGGCAAAACAGATGAGCATCAGCGACATGGTCCATCAGGTTGCGGACTGGGGTTATAAATACATAGAACAGTCTCCGCATCCTCGTATTAATCCCTTCTATAAGCATCCATTGTTTTCCAGGGAATGTGAGGCGGAATACCGCAAGGCGCTGAGAGAAACCGGGGTGGAAATTTCTTCCTTTATTTGCGTTTACCGCTGGTCCGGTCCAACTGAAGAGCAGCGCAGGATGGCGGTGGACAACTGGAAAAAAATTGTGGAAATCGCCGTCAACATGGGCGTACAGGTTATTAACACGGAATTGTCCGGGGATCCGAATCAGCCGGAGCTTTGCAACGGAATGTGGTTCCGTTCCATGGATGAATTGCTTCCGCTGTTTGAAAAGGAAAATATCCGCGTGGAGATTCAGTCTCATCCGTATGATTTCTGCGAGTTAAACGACGAAACCTGCGACATGGTAAAATCCTATCACAGCGACAACCTGAAATATGTGTATTCTTCGCCGCACGGTTTCTTTTATGACAAGGGAAAGGGGGACGTCCGCCACATGCTTGAATATGCGGGAGACGATCTTTCCCATGTCCTGTTCGCGGATACCATGAACCAGACCATAGACTGCCGTTATATATTGAATCCTCCGGGAGTAAACGCCACCATCCATCAGCACATTGGTTTAGGCGAGGGGGAAGTGGATTTCGCCGGCATCTTTGAGACGCTGCGCAAAATGGATTTTGCCCATAAAACGTTCCGTGTCGGCGGGGAATCCATTGCCTGCGTATCCCTTTTCGGATACCCGGAAAAGATGGCGAAGCAGGCCCCAGAAACGCGGGAACGGATCGAGAAAGAACTGCTGGGCAGATAA
- a CDS encoding Gfo/Idh/MocA family protein codes for MLKVGIVGVGSMGTQHFLRLMTRINNATVTAVSDINAAHAKDVITPYKNVRFIADPISLINDSEVDAVVIVSADKTHEEFCLEALRLKKFVFCEKPLSASSEGAKKVVDAEIAGGKRLIQLGFNRRFDPAYQELKEIVVTGKIGQPLVAHCAHRNATYPAPSDDVVAITGTAIHEIDTMSWLVGDYFTKAQVIFPKTTKYSQNSNLHDPQIVLLTTSSGMVITAEIWVNCQYAYDIRCEVLCEDGTATLPRHARVNVCTKNSSSIGMTSDGLAFFEDSYNAEFQAWADACNNNTYCAAAASAWDGYCAAVTTDSCLKSQKTGAIESVPLTDRPAFYRD; via the coding sequence ATGCTTAAAGTTGGTATTGTCGGTGTCGGTTCGATGGGCACACAGCATTTTCTGCGTTTGATGACCAGAATCAATAATGCTACGGTTACGGCGGTTTCGGATATAAACGCGGCTCATGCCAAAGATGTTATTACGCCTTATAAAAATGTGCGTTTTATTGCAGATCCTATTTCTTTGATCAATGATTCGGAGGTAGACGCAGTTGTTATTGTCAGTGCAGACAAAACCCATGAGGAATTCTGCTTGGAAGCGCTACGTCTGAAAAAATTTGTTTTCTGTGAAAAACCGCTGTCTGCTTCCTCAGAGGGCGCAAAAAAGGTTGTTGATGCGGAAATAGCAGGCGGAAAGCGACTGATACAGTTAGGCTTTAATCGCCGATTTGATCCGGCATATCAGGAACTAAAGGAGATTGTTGTAACTGGAAAGATAGGTCAACCCTTGGTTGCACATTGTGCACATCGCAATGCGACCTATCCTGCACCGTCTGACGATGTTGTTGCAATTACTGGTACGGCGATACATGAAATTGATACTATGAGTTGGCTCGTAGGCGATTATTTTACTAAGGCACAGGTGATTTTCCCAAAAACTACGAAGTATTCTCAAAATTCTAATCTGCATGATCCCCAGATTGTGTTGCTGACCACTTCCTCTGGTATGGTAATTACAGCTGAAATTTGGGTGAATTGCCAGTATGCCTATGATATCCGCTGTGAGGTTCTGTGTGAGGATGGAACCGCAACGTTGCCCCGCCATGCACGTGTCAATGTTTGCACAAAGAACAGTTCATCAATTGGCATGACCTCAGATGGCCTTGCATTTTTCGAAGATTCCTATAATGCTGAATTTCAGGCATGGGCTGATGCGTGTAACAACAATACTTATTGTGCTGCTGCGGCCTCTGCATGGGATGGCTACTGTGCAGCGGTAACGACTGACTCCTGTCTTAAGTCGCAAAAAACTGGTGCAATTGAATCCGTTCCGCTAACAGATCGTCCTGCCTTTTATCGGGACTGA
- the iolE gene encoding myo-inosose-2 dehydratase — translation MFKNVKLGIAPIGWTNDDMPQLGGELTFEQMISEAALAGFLGTEVGGKFPTDPKTLKKALDLRGLQIASQWFSSFLCSTPYEENEAAFVKQLAFLEALGATRINVCELTRCLFAKECSMFGDKKPVASDEEWEKLCDGLNRLGKIAADRGFKLCYHHHMATVVQTFEETKRLMNHTDPRYVWLCFDTGHFTFSKENPVKAAKEFAPRIGHVHLKDIRPTMMERAYAEGFKFRKAVLEGCFTIPGDGCVDYPGVFKELARSGYEGWFIVEAEQDPAKANPFEYALRARDYIRKTAGV, via the coding sequence ATGTTCAAAAATGTAAAACTTGGCATTGCGCCGATTGGATGGACGAACGACGATATGCCGCAGCTTGGCGGCGAGTTAACATTTGAGCAGATGATTTCGGAAGCTGCACTTGCGGGTTTCCTAGGAACCGAAGTTGGGGGAAAGTTCCCGACCGACCCTAAAACGCTCAAAAAAGCTCTTGATTTGCGAGGATTGCAAATTGCAAGTCAGTGGTTTTCGAGTTTTTTATGTTCGACGCCATATGAAGAGAACGAAGCGGCATTCGTAAAGCAACTTGCTTTTCTGGAGGCGCTTGGCGCAACACGCATTAATGTATGTGAATTAACTCGTTGCCTCTTTGCCAAAGAGTGTTCGATGTTTGGTGACAAAAAACCGGTGGCAAGCGATGAAGAATGGGAGAAGTTGTGTGATGGCCTTAATAGGTTAGGTAAGATTGCTGCGGATCGTGGTTTCAAACTATGTTACCATCATCACATGGCAACTGTTGTACAGACATTTGAGGAAACCAAGCGGCTGATGAATCATACGGATCCGCGTTATGTCTGGCTCTGTTTTGATACGGGCCATTTCACTTTTTCAAAAGAAAATCCAGTTAAGGCCGCAAAGGAGTTTGCCCCCCGCATCGGCCATGTACATTTGAAGGACATTCGTCCGACAATGATGGAGCGGGCTTACGCCGAGGGCTTTAAATTTCGCAAGGCGGTTCTGGAAGGATGCTTTACGATTCCCGGTGATGGATGCGTTGACTACCCTGGCGTTTTCAAGGAATTGGCTCGATCCGGTTATGAAGGATGGTTCATTGTTGAAGCTGAACAAGATCCTGCCAAGGCCAACCCGTTTGAGTATGCGTTGCGGGCCCGTGATTACATCCGAAAAACGGCAGGAGTTTAA
- a CDS encoding 5-deoxy-glucuronate isomerase — protein MDNIFGYPEFNRNGEKVLTQTKGLYADTMMNITVYRMEKGKRLNFSSKSEEKAVLLIQGSVIFSWPDDSVSASRENFLKDGAFCLHVSKDVQVEVTALSQSEILVQSTGNEKNFENRLYTPQNCLEETFGQNQFDGKAQRTVRTFFDYHTAPYSNMVMGEIIVPQGGWSSYPPHQHPQPEVYYYRFEKPQGFGACFIGDEAREIKDGSFCAIPGGLVHPQVNAPGYSMYYVWMIRHFDGNPWTDRIFDPAHAWLLQES, from the coding sequence ATGGATAATATTTTTGGCTATCCAGAATTTAATCGAAATGGAGAAAAGGTTTTAACACAAACAAAAGGGCTTTATGCGGATACCATGATGAACATTACAGTCTATCGCATGGAAAAGGGGAAACGCCTTAACTTCTCCTCAAAATCTGAGGAAAAGGCGGTGTTGCTGATTCAAGGCAGTGTGATATTTTCATGGCCCGATGACAGCGTATCAGCTTCTCGCGAAAATTTTCTGAAAGACGGGGCGTTCTGTTTGCACGTTTCAAAGGATGTGCAGGTAGAGGTTACAGCACTCAGTCAAAGCGAAATTCTTGTTCAGAGCACAGGAAATGAAAAAAATTTCGAAAATAGACTCTATACGCCTCAAAACTGCTTGGAAGAAACCTTCGGTCAGAACCAGTTTGATGGTAAAGCACAAAGGACGGTTCGCACATTTTTCGACTACCATACAGCGCCGTATTCTAACATGGTAATGGGAGAAATTATTGTTCCACAGGGAGGCTGGTCCAGCTATCCTCCGCACCAACACCCGCAGCCAGAAGTTTACTATTACCGCTTTGAAAAACCGCAGGGATTCGGTGCATGCTTTATCGGTGACGAGGCCAGAGAGATTAAGGACGGTAGTTTTTGCGCGATCCCCGGAGGCTTGGTGCATCCACAGGTGAATGCGCCTGGGTATTCTATGTATTACGTCTGGATGATTCGCCATTTTGATGGTAATCCATGGACGGACCGGATTTTCGACCCGGCACATGCTTGGCTGCTGCAGGAAAGCTGA
- a CDS encoding methyl-accepting chemotaxis protein, protein MKQLKIGKKLFVLSISLLFCMAVIAGVSLLLMSRIDGAGNEISKQWLPSVVAAEEVNTLTQDYRMNEQGYILATTSTMRQKYKNQIEKIREQVETDVSAYTVADRNDKDRKLVADVKEKWNQYLQLSQKMLSYVDQNKNSQALLLLDGQTSTIFDDITYSCSKLVDFNKQGAKQASNEADSLYHFSILLMLCTLAVGIVCAAVLSIYIVRMIVGPVKMLHRATEEISNGNLHIQIDYLSKDEIGQATAAFLAMSETLRSIIEDIRYLMGEMANGNFVSRTSCEEQYVGEFNKILFSMQKLNSKLSSTLRQISTASEQVAIGANQMSAGAQVLSQGATEQASVVEEFSASVLEMSMQIKQNAENAELASSSADTAGREISNCNDKMKIMVGAMEGITAKSSEISKIIKVIKDIAFQTNILALNAAVEAARAGVAGKGFAVVADEVRNLATKTAEAAASTTKLIEETIGAVKEGSSLVSSTAGLLEDSAAATAKAVSLIDTIAGVSAQQAQSVSQIDIGIGQISTAVQTYSATAQESAAASEELSGQAQMLKELISQFRLRGEESLEKTVLEINAAKGSVEETAESCDIEAAENTGRGI, encoded by the coding sequence GTGAAACAGCTGAAAATAGGGAAAAAATTATTTGTCCTTTCGATAAGTCTATTGTTCTGTATGGCTGTTATTGCGGGCGTTTCCCTGCTGCTGATGAGCAGGATCGATGGCGCGGGGAACGAGATCAGTAAACAGTGGCTTCCGTCCGTAGTTGCCGCGGAAGAGGTCAATACGCTGACACAGGATTATCGAATGAACGAACAGGGATATATTTTAGCTACTACCAGCACGATGCGACAAAAATACAAAAACCAGATAGAAAAAATAAGAGAACAGGTTGAAACAGACGTTTCCGCTTATACTGTTGCGGATAGAAATGATAAGGATCGGAAGCTTGTGGCGGACGTCAAGGAGAAGTGGAATCAGTATTTGCAGCTGAGTCAGAAAATGCTGTCATATGTCGATCAGAATAAGAACAGTCAGGCACTTCTGCTGTTGGACGGTCAGACAAGTACGATTTTTGACGACATTACCTACTCTTGTTCCAAACTGGTGGATTTCAATAAGCAAGGCGCGAAACAGGCCAGCAATGAGGCGGATAGCCTGTATCACTTTTCAATTTTGCTGATGCTATGCACGCTGGCCGTGGGAATTGTTTGTGCGGCGGTGCTTTCGATTTATATTGTGCGTATGATCGTAGGACCAGTGAAGATGTTGCATCGCGCGACAGAGGAAATCAGTAATGGCAATCTACATATCCAGATAGACTACCTCTCTAAGGATGAGATTGGGCAAGCCACTGCTGCATTTTTGGCCATGAGCGAGACCTTGCGATCAATCATTGAAGACATCAGATATCTGATGGGCGAAATGGCGAATGGGAATTTTGTGTCGAGAACAAGCTGTGAAGAACAATATGTTGGTGAATTTAATAAAATTTTGTTTTCGATGCAAAAACTGAATAGTAAGCTTAGTTCGACGCTTCGCCAAATTAGCACAGCATCGGAGCAAGTAGCAATTGGAGCGAATCAGATGTCTGCCGGCGCCCAGGTGCTTTCGCAGGGAGCGACGGAGCAGGCGAGTGTAGTCGAGGAGTTTTCGGCATCTGTTTTGGAGATGTCCATGCAGATCAAGCAGAACGCTGAAAACGCAGAACTGGCAAGCAGCAGTGCTGATACGGCAGGCAGGGAAATCTCCAACTGCAATGATAAAATGAAAATCATGGTTGGTGCTATGGAAGGAATTACAGCAAAATCTTCAGAAATCTCGAAAATCATCAAGGTCATTAAGGATATTGCATTTCAAACGAATATTTTAGCCCTTAATGCCGCAGTGGAGGCTGCACGGGCAGGCGTGGCAGGAAAAGGATTTGCCGTAGTAGCGGATGAGGTAAGAAATCTTGCAACAAAAACGGCAGAAGCGGCAGCCAGTACGACAAAGTTGATAGAGGAAACCATAGGAGCGGTGAAAGAGGGTTCTAGTTTGGTATCGTCCACCGCGGGTCTGTTGGAAGATAGCGCGGCAGCAACCGCGAAAGCGGTGTCTTTAATTGATACCATTGCTGGGGTATCTGCACAACAGGCGCAGTCAGTTTCACAGATCGATATTGGAATTGGGCAGATTTCCACCGCTGTACAGACCTATAGCGCTACAGCGCAGGAGAGTGCAGCTGCCAGTGAAGAGCTTTCCGGGCAGGCACAGATGCTCAAGGAGTTGATTAGCCAGTTTCGATTGCGTGGGGAGGAATCCCTTGAAAAGACAGTGCTGGAAATCAATGCCGCGAAAGGATCTGTAGAAGAAACAGCAGAAAGCTGCGACATCGAAGCCGCGGAGAATACGGGTAGAGGTATTTAG